In bacterium, the following proteins share a genomic window:
- the bioB gene encoding biotin synthase BioB: MTTTPDNKRDWVALSHRVLAGEGIRREEALAILRSDENELLNLLHAAFLLRQRYFNRKVSLHVIRNAKSGGCSEDCAYCSQSSISTGDIPCYPLQSEEELLEGAKQAMEMGAIRYCIVISGRSPVREDLERIMRAVRRIKREYPLSICVSLGILNDAQAAELKAAGVDRYNHNLESSERFFPTICTTHSYAERKATAARVKAAGLELCSGGLMGMGETLEDRVDLALAMREVKADSIPLNFLDPRPGTGLMNRPRIAAGDVLRTLAMFRFVHPDREIRIAGGREACLGPLQVLALYPANSMFTSGYLTTPGQGYQADKRMLEMAGFDVVEITDA, translated from the coding sequence ATGACAACAACTCCGGATAATAAGAGGGATTGGGTCGCTTTGAGCCACCGGGTGCTGGCGGGAGAGGGGATCCGGCGCGAAGAGGCGTTGGCGATTCTGAGGTCGGATGAGAATGAGCTGCTGAACCTGTTGCATGCGGCGTTCCTGCTGCGGCAGCGTTATTTCAACCGGAAGGTCAGTTTGCATGTGATCCGCAACGCCAAGAGCGGGGGGTGCAGTGAGGATTGCGCGTATTGCAGTCAGTCCAGCATCAGCACCGGCGACATTCCCTGTTACCCGCTCCAGAGTGAGGAAGAATTGCTGGAGGGGGCGAAGCAAGCCATGGAGATGGGCGCCATCCGGTATTGTATCGTCATTAGTGGCCGCTCTCCGGTACGGGAGGATCTCGAACGGATCATGCGGGCGGTGCGGCGGATCAAACGCGAGTATCCGCTTTCCATTTGCGTGTCGCTGGGGATCCTGAACGATGCGCAGGCGGCGGAGCTCAAGGCGGCGGGGGTGGACCGGTACAACCACAACCTGGAATCCTCGGAACGGTTTTTCCCCACCATCTGCACGACCCATTCCTATGCCGAGCGCAAAGCCACGGCGGCCCGCGTGAAAGCGGCGGGGCTGGAGCTTTGCAGTGGCGGCCTGATGGGCATGGGGGAAACCCTGGAAGACCGGGTGGATCTGGCGCTGGCCATGCGCGAGGTGAAGGCGGATTCCATTCCCCTGAACTTTTTGGATCCGCGCCCGGGAACCGGCCTCATGAACCGGCCCAGGATTGCCGCAGGGGATGTCCTGCGCACGCTGGCCATGTTCCGGTTTGTTCATCCCGACCGGGAGATCCGGATTGCGGGCGGGCGGGAAGCCTGCCTGGGTCCCCTACAGGTGCTGGCCCTCTATCCGGCCAACTCGATGTTCACTTCCGGCTATCTGACCACTCCGGGCCAAGGCTATCAGGCCGACAAACGGATGCTGGAGATGGCTGGTTTCGATGTGGTCGAAATCACGGACGCGTAA
- a CDS encoding arsenate reductase ArsC, which translates to MRRRQRILFVCTGNSCRSQIAEAWANRLHGHSIEARSAGIVSSGMDPQTVGVMAEVGVDIAGNRSKPVSTMGMETFDYVITLSDCAREQLPPVLGSTRLFHAGFEAPSKSSLNVSPPSEVETYRRVRDEIRVFVESLSL; encoded by the coding sequence ATGCGTAGGCGGCAGCGGATCCTGTTTGTTTGCACTGGGAATTCCTGTCGGAGTCAGATAGCCGAAGCCTGGGCGAACCGGTTGCACGGCCACTCCATTGAGGCGAGGTCCGCAGGGATTGTGAGCAGTGGCATGGATCCCCAGACGGTCGGGGTGATGGCTGAGGTCGGGGTGGATATCGCGGGCAACCGGTCAAAGCCGGTTAGCACGATGGGAATGGAGACCTTCGACTATGTGATCACACTGAGCGATTGCGCTCGGGAGCAATTGCCTCCCGTCCTGGGTTCAACCCGGTTGTTTCATGCTGGATTCGAGGCGCCCTCCAAATCCTCACTCAACGTCTCGCCGCCCAGCGAGGTGGAAACGTACCGGCGCGTGCGCGATGAGATCAGGGTCTTTGTTGAATCACTATCCCTCTAA
- a CDS encoding DUF3034 family protein, which produces MNKQSLIETGKRSLVAGVIGLSLAISAQAGVPLNGLQGNGGVAFNPLAYPSGQNKDEKSDSPLSKPQFGAWYVNLSDVNVDWTAIGVSETIYDRLELSYGYEVVAPKGENIKKSNIGAKLLVVPENAGGKAYIPAIAVGSIRKSTDNVAEGSDDSAFDYYGVATKLITQLPVPVLISGGLLSTKEQVTGVFGYNKNSDLTFFGNIDVIPLSFLAVGFEYKQGAEFDTFKNANYWDAHLAYFANKNLTLVGAYVNAGDEKSTTTTGLGDGLVLSAQYAF; this is translated from the coding sequence ATGAATAAGCAGAGTTTGATTGAAACGGGTAAGCGGAGTTTGGTGGCGGGAGTGATCGGGTTGTCGTTGGCGATCTCGGCGCAGGCCGGGGTGCCGCTGAACGGGTTGCAGGGGAACGGGGGTGTGGCGTTCAATCCCCTGGCGTATCCCTCAGGACAGAACAAAGATGAGAAATCAGATAGTCCTCTGAGCAAGCCTCAGTTTGGCGCCTGGTATGTCAACCTGAGCGATGTGAATGTGGACTGGACCGCGATCGGGGTGTCCGAGACGATCTATGATCGGCTTGAATTATCCTATGGCTATGAAGTAGTGGCGCCCAAGGGGGAGAACATCAAGAAGTCGAATATCGGCGCCAAACTGCTGGTGGTTCCAGAGAATGCGGGCGGCAAGGCTTACATCCCTGCCATCGCGGTCGGTTCCATCCGGAAGTCAACGGATAATGTCGCGGAAGGTTCCGATGACAGTGCTTTTGATTACTACGGGGTGGCTACCAAGCTGATCACGCAGTTGCCGGTGCCCGTGCTGATCTCAGGCGGATTGCTCTCTACTAAAGAGCAGGTGACCGGCGTGTTTGGTTACAACAAGAACAGCGATCTTACCTTCTTCGGGAATATCGATGTGATCCCGTTGTCATTCCTGGCGGTGGGCTTTGAGTACAAGCAAGGCGCGGAATTTGACACGTTCAAGAATGCGAATTACTGGGATGCGCATCTCGCCTATTTCGCCAACAAGAACCTGACCCTGGTGGGGGCCTATGTGAATGCGGGTGACGAGAAGTCTACTACCACGACCGGGTTGGGTGATGGACTGGTTCTGAGCGCGCAGTACGCATTTTAA
- a CDS encoding aminotransferase class I/II-fold pyridoxal phosphate-dependent enzyme: MPITSERTNHFTESVIRRMTRVANEYQAINLSQGFPDFDPPEALLKAAERAGRHGPHQYAVTWGAPKFRQALACKQSRFMGLALDPDAHFVVTCGSTEAMMAAMMTACNPGDKVIVFSPFYENYVADMILTGAEPIYVALRPPDFAFDPDELRRAFELKPKALILCNPSNPSGKVFTRAELLFIAELAEKHDVFVITDEVYEHILYAPHEHVYFASLPGMFDRTISCSSLSKTYSITGWRLGYVIAPAAVIDSVRKVHDFLTVGAAAPLQEAAVAGLELPDSYYRDLQAIYTGKRDLFLKYLDQAGLVYTRPQGAYYVMVDISGFGWDDDTAFCEWLAREVGVAAVPGSSFFREPVRHLIRFHFAKQPGTLHAAGERLLTLRAKARLARGSRASS, from the coding sequence ATGCCGATCACCAGCGAGCGCACCAACCATTTCACCGAATCCGTTATCCGGCGTATGACCCGGGTAGCGAATGAATATCAGGCGATCAACCTGTCCCAGGGCTTTCCGGATTTCGATCCGCCCGAGGCGCTGCTGAAGGCGGCCGAACGCGCCGGCCGCCACGGGCCGCATCAATATGCCGTCACGTGGGGCGCACCGAAATTCCGGCAGGCGCTCGCCTGCAAGCAGTCGCGCTTCATGGGGTTGGCGCTCGATCCCGACGCGCACTTCGTTGTCACCTGCGGGAGCACCGAGGCAATGATGGCGGCGATGATGACCGCCTGCAATCCGGGCGATAAGGTCATCGTCTTCTCGCCTTTTTACGAGAACTATGTCGCGGATATGATCCTGACCGGCGCCGAACCGATCTATGTGGCGTTGCGTCCACCGGATTTCGCCTTTGATCCCGACGAACTGCGTCGGGCCTTTGAGCTGAAACCCAAGGCGCTGATTCTGTGCAACCCCTCCAACCCTTCAGGGAAGGTGTTCACGCGTGCCGAGTTGCTTTTCATCGCGGAATTAGCCGAGAAACACGATGTTTTCGTCATTACCGATGAAGTGTACGAACACATTCTCTACGCGCCGCACGAGCATGTCTATTTTGCATCGTTACCCGGCATGTTCGACCGGACGATCTCCTGCAGTTCGCTGTCCAAGACGTATTCGATCACCGGCTGGCGGCTTGGCTACGTGATCGCGCCGGCGGCCGTGATTGACTCGGTGCGCAAGGTTCATGACTTTCTCACGGTGGGGGCGGCGGCTCCGTTACAGGAAGCGGCAGTGGCGGGGTTGGAGCTGCCGGACAGCTATTACCGGGACCTTCAGGCGATCTATACCGGAAAGCGCGACCTGTTCCTGAAGTACCTGGATCAGGCTGGCCTGGTTTATACCCGGCCGCAGGGGGCTTATTACGTGATGGTGGATATATCCGGGTTCGGCTGGGACGACGATACGGCATTTTGCGAATGGCTCGCGCGGGAGGTCGGGGTCGCGGCGGTGCCGGGCTCGAGTTTTTTCCGCGAGCCGGTCAGACACCTGATCCGGTTCCACTTCGCCAAACAGCCCGGCACGTTGCACGCCGCAGGAGAGCGCCTGCTCACCCTGCGGGCGAAAGCCAGACTGGCCCGTGGCTCACGGGCCAGCTCTTGA
- a CDS encoding Type 1 glutamine amidotransferase-like domain-containing protein has translation MNGLKPVYLLSGDSYHHRKSRDPLIREMLAETGKLRPQVAYIGTASGDDRVFFNVIKTLFERTGAGRIDLVPLAAPDADLAGARALLESADVIFISEGDVELGMRLIRERNMADLIRARFRAGAVLAGFSAGSILLSRQWVHWSDPDDDSTAGAFDCIGIVPLVCDMHDEADGWEELKMLLRLRQVDGEIGYGIPTSMGLRIHPDHRIEAIGGIVHRYTFRDGRVDNIGDINPAFFVHQSEYEYQI, from the coding sequence ATGAACGGGCTTAAGCCAGTCTATTTGCTTTCGGGGGATTCCTACCATCACCGGAAATCCCGCGACCCCCTGATCCGCGAAATGCTGGCGGAAACCGGCAAACTCCGCCCGCAGGTTGCCTATATCGGGACCGCCAGCGGCGATGACCGCGTTTTTTTCAATGTGATCAAAACGCTTTTTGAACGGACGGGGGCCGGCCGGATTGATCTCGTTCCCCTGGCGGCGCCGGATGCGGATCTGGCTGGTGCCCGCGCCTTGTTGGAGTCTGCCGATGTGATTTTCATCAGTGAGGGCGATGTGGAACTGGGGATGCGGCTCATCCGTGAGCGGAACATGGCGGACCTGATCAGGGCCCGGTTCCGGGCCGGAGCCGTTCTGGCGGGGTTCTCGGCAGGCAGCATCCTGCTGTCCCGGCAATGGGTCCATTGGAGTGATCCGGATGATGACTCCACCGCAGGGGCCTTTGACTGCATCGGGATTGTCCCGCTGGTATGCGATATGCACGACGAGGCGGATGGGTGGGAGGAATTGAAAATGCTCCTGCGCTTGCGTCAGGTGGACGGGGAAATCGGCTATGGCATTCCTACCTCCATGGGGCTACGCATCCATCCCGATCACCGGATTGAAGCGATTGGCGGGATCGTGCACCGCTACACGTTTCGCGATGGACGGGTGGACAACATTGGTGATATCAATCCCGCTTTCTTTGTCCATCAATCGGAATACGAGTACCAGATATGA
- a CDS encoding alpha/beta hydrolase family protein — MALIQCDFFSDTLGLCSSMTVILPQNTKNQIGLTGKAGTKKHPVLYLLHGMSDDHTIWLRRTSIERYVSDLGLAVVMPAVARSYYTNMSCGMNYWTFISEELPAIVESFFPISDKREDTFAAGLSMGGYGAFKLALARPEKFCAAASLSGALDPQELSTVMPERKLEHHSTFGEPPIYGSTNDLYYLSRELAKLNAAKPKLFQCCGTEDFLYQDNLKFKAHLTSLNFDLTYEEGPGNHEWGYWDAQIQKVLRWLPLNR; from the coding sequence ATGGCACTGATTCAATGTGATTTCTTTTCCGACACTCTCGGGCTCTGCTCGTCGATGACCGTCATTCTCCCCCAGAATACCAAAAACCAGATCGGCCTGACCGGCAAGGCGGGGACTAAAAAACATCCCGTCCTCTATCTCCTGCACGGAATGTCGGATGATCACACCATCTGGCTGCGGCGCACCTCCATCGAGCGTTACGTCTCGGATTTGGGTCTCGCCGTGGTCATGCCGGCCGTCGCCCGGAGTTACTACACCAACATGTCGTGCGGCATGAACTATTGGACCTTTATCAGCGAAGAACTCCCGGCGATCGTGGAATCGTTCTTCCCGATATCCGATAAACGGGAGGACACCTTCGCGGCGGGCCTCTCCATGGGCGGCTACGGGGCCTTCAAACTGGCGCTGGCCAGGCCGGAGAAGTTCTGCGCTGCGGCCAGCCTGTCCGGGGCCCTTGACCCCCAGGAATTGTCCACCGTCATGCCGGAACGCAAGCTCGAACACCACAGCACCTTTGGCGAGCCGCCGATTTATGGCTCCACCAATGACCTCTACTACCTTTCCCGGGAACTGGCCAAATTGAATGCCGCCAAACCCAAGCTCTTCCAGTGCTGCGGCACGGAGGATTTCCTGTATCAGGATAACCTGAAATTCAAGGCACACCTGACCTCCCTCAATTTCGACCTGACCTATGAAGAAGGCCCGGGCAATCATGAGTGGGGATACTGGGACGCCCAGATCCAGAAAGTTCTCCGCTGGCTCCCCCTGAACCGCTAG
- a CDS encoding ACT domain-containing protein, producing MKLKQLSVFLENKPGRLSQPCKALAEAGINILTLCLADTEQFGILRLIVKDWEKAKAVLEQTGCVVNVSEVLAIEIPDHPGGMAGVLALLEPNAVNIEYMYAFTLKRGSNAILIARIVEADRAIEILRQKGINVLDATAFFSFT from the coding sequence ATGAAGCTGAAACAACTTTCGGTATTTCTTGAAAACAAACCCGGCCGCCTGAGCCAGCCCTGCAAGGCCCTCGCCGAGGCCGGTATCAACATCCTCACCCTCTGCCTCGCCGACACCGAACAGTTCGGCATCCTGCGACTGATCGTCAAGGACTGGGAAAAGGCCAAAGCCGTCCTTGAGCAGACCGGCTGCGTCGTCAATGTCAGCGAGGTCCTCGCCATCGAGATTCCCGACCACCCCGGCGGCATGGCCGGTGTTCTAGCCCTCCTGGAGCCCAATGCCGTGAACATCGAGTATATGTATGCCTTCACGCTGAAACGCGGCAGCAATGCCATCCTGATCGCCCGGATCGTGGAGGCCGACCGCGCCATCGAGATCCTCCGTCAAAAAGGCATTAATGTCCTGGACGCCACCGCCTTCTTCTCATTCACCTGA
- a CDS encoding methionine biosynthesis protein MetW, producing MSDLTAPPTERPDWKAIVNFIPAGTRVLDLGCGDGQFLSLLLAQKDAHGKGVEKDEEKVRYCRARGLSVERGDIEEGLSDFADRSFEFVILNQVLDKPQLPISVLKEMLRVARFGIVSFREAGYLISFRSVLSRLGYYVDRSIFLKGSRQVYFWPKRRAQTAIYVIGGHGTHA from the coding sequence ATGAGCGATTTAACAGCACCACCCACCGAACGGCCTGACTGGAAGGCGATTGTCAACTTCATCCCCGCGGGCACACGGGTGCTGGATTTGGGGTGTGGAGACGGGCAGTTTTTATCCCTGCTACTGGCCCAGAAAGATGCGCATGGGAAAGGGGTCGAGAAGGACGAGGAGAAGGTCCGGTACTGCCGGGCCCGCGGGCTCTCGGTCGAACGCGGTGACATTGAGGAAGGGCTGTCTGATTTTGCAGATCGGAGCTTCGAATTTGTGATCCTGAACCAGGTTTTGGATAAACCGCAACTCCCGATTTCTGTGTTGAAAGAGATGCTGCGCGTGGCCCGCTTTGGGATTGTCTCATTCCGGGAAGCGGGATATTTGATTTCGTTCAGGTCCGTCCTCTCCCGGTTGGGCTACTATGTGGACCGGAGTATCTTTCTCAAAGGCTCGCGGCAGGTGTATTTCTGGCCGAAACGGAGAGCGCAAACCGCCATTTATGTGATTGGGGGGCATGGCACCCATGCGTAG
- a CDS encoding O-acetylhomoserine aminocarboxypropyltransferase/cysteine synthase family protein — MATKGISTLALHAGQQADPTTGSRAVPIYQTTSYVFKSSDHAANLFALKEFGNIYTRLMNPTTDVFEQRIAALEGGTGALGVASGQSAISYALLAITQLGDEIVAANNLYGGSYQLFNHTFPKLGRTVKFVDSRNPEAFKRAITSKTRAIYAETIGNPKLDVPDFEALAKIAHEAGIPLVVDNTVGIGLVRPIDHGVDIVVNSATKYIGGHGTSIGGVIVDSGKFKWNNGKFPEFTEPDPSYHGLVYWDALSNVPGLGNVAFILKVRVTLLRDLGAALSPFNAHQFLLGLETLPLRQQKHSSNALEIARWLKQHPLVSWVTYPGLEDDPSYKLASKYLKKGYGGLVGFGIKGGLEAGKTFINSAKLLSHVANIGDAKSLVIHPASTTHQQLTPEQQQQTGVTADYIRLSIGLEDVEDIKEDIEQALKKTVS; from the coding sequence ATGGCTACGAAGGGTATTAGTACTTTGGCATTACATGCGGGGCAGCAGGCGGATCCGACCACCGGATCACGCGCGGTCCCGATTTATCAGACAACCTCCTATGTGTTCAAGAGCTCGGATCATGCGGCGAATTTGTTCGCCCTGAAGGAGTTCGGCAACATCTACACGCGGCTCATGAATCCAACGACGGATGTGTTTGAGCAGCGGATCGCCGCGCTGGAAGGCGGGACCGGCGCCTTGGGCGTGGCGTCAGGGCAGTCCGCGATCTCCTACGCCTTGCTGGCGATTACGCAGCTGGGCGACGAGATTGTGGCGGCGAATAACCTGTATGGCGGATCCTATCAGCTGTTCAACCATACGTTCCCGAAGCTGGGACGTACGGTGAAGTTTGTGGACTCGCGGAACCCGGAGGCGTTCAAGCGGGCGATTACCAGCAAGACCCGTGCGATCTATGCGGAGACGATCGGCAATCCCAAACTGGATGTGCCGGACTTTGAAGCGCTCGCCAAGATCGCCCACGAAGCAGGGATTCCGCTGGTGGTGGATAACACGGTAGGGATCGGCCTGGTTCGCCCGATTGATCATGGGGTGGACATTGTGGTTAATTCCGCGACGAAATATATCGGTGGGCATGGCACCAGTATTGGGGGCGTGATCGTGGACTCGGGTAAGTTCAAGTGGAACAACGGGAAGTTCCCGGAATTCACAGAGCCGGATCCGAGCTATCACGGACTGGTTTACTGGGACGCGTTAAGCAACGTGCCGGGGCTCGGCAACGTGGCCTTTATTCTCAAGGTTCGGGTGACGTTGCTGCGTGACCTGGGGGCCGCCTTGAGTCCCTTCAACGCCCACCAGTTCCTGCTGGGTCTTGAAACGCTGCCGCTGCGTCAGCAGAAGCACTCGTCCAATGCCCTGGAGATCGCCCGGTGGTTGAAGCAGCACCCGTTGGTGAGCTGGGTCACTTACCCAGGCCTGGAAGACGATCCCAGTTACAAGCTGGCCTCGAAGTACCTGAAGAAGGGCTATGGCGGGCTGGTGGGTTTCGGCATCAAGGGGGGCCTGGAGGCAGGGAAGACGTTCATCAACTCGGCAAAGCTGTTGTCCCACGTGGCCAACATTGGGGATGCCAAGAGTCTGGTGATCCATCCGGCCTCGACCACGCATCAGCAACTGACCCCCGAACAGCAGCAGCAGACCGGGGTGACGGCGGACTACATCCGCCTTTCCATCGGGTTGGAGGATGTGGAAGACATCAAGGAGGATATCGAACAGGCGCTGAAGAAAACGGTTTCCTGA